The nucleotide sequence CTGACCATCCACGCGCACCCCACCCTTGGGGAGAGCGTACTGGAAGCTGCCGAGGCCAGCCACAAGCAGGCGATTCACATCATGAACCGCTGATCTCGGCGTGACACTCCGGCCTGGCCCTGGGCTGCTATACTCCTGCCGCTGCGCGCTCGTAGCTCAGCTGGATAGAGCGGCCCCCTCCTAAGGGGCAGGTCCCGCGTTCGAATCGCGGCGAGTGCACCAGAACAAGCCGCCGTGGGAAGCAGCCTCCTTCACTGCTTCCCACGGCCTTTTCAGAAGGGACCCTCATGAAGGTTCCCTGACCCGGTCCAAATGGAGGCGTGAGAAAGGCCCCGTAGGCTGAGGACGTTCCACAACTCAACCCGGCCGGGTGAAGTCGGGCAGGAATCGCTCCCGGTTGCGTGCCGGGAGCTTTGTCACCGGCGAATGCTGCTTGCTGCAAAGGGTTTGGCCTGCGGGTGAAAGAGGACGTCCCAGGTCGTGCGGTCGACCCGGCCGGTGGCAGGAAGCCCGTTGGCGGTCTGAAAAGCCCGGACAGTCGCCGCGGTGACGGGACCGTACCAACCGTCTCCCTGGCCGCCCCCGCTCGGGCGCGTAAGGGCGATCAGCCGGTTTTGTACCGCTCGCACATCGGCGCCGTGTAGACGGGGTGTTCGCAGCTCCAGGGTACGCGCAAAGGGCACGGGTGCCAGCGTCTTCGGTGTTTTGGTTGTGCTGGAAGGGGGCGCGGCACTGTCTTGACGGCTGGGCGGCAGGTCGAGGTAGGCGAGCGTCCGCGCGCGGCCTTCCGGGTCGGGTTGCAGTCGGAGGTAAACGTATCCGCCCGGCGTACGTACCCAGTTGTACACGCTGCGTTGCCCGTCACGGCTGCGCCATACGCCGTACAGGTCATCCGCCAAGGCCGCCGTGAGCCGGGTGCGGGCCTGCTCCACGTTGGCGCTGAGGCCCACGCATTCTTTCTGATCCGTTCCGATGCGGGCGAAGCTGGCCGGGCAGTCGCGCAGCACCCCACCCAGTGCCTGTGCGGTGCGCGTGGCGGCCCGCGTCACATCCTGTCCCGTGGGGGCAGCGAGGGCGGGTGCGGCGAGCAGCAGAGCGAGCAGGGCGGCAGGGACCTTCATAGCGCCTTGCTAGCACGCCGGAGCGGACGGGGACTGAGGCGCGGATCACTGGGCTTTGGGGGCCACGTTGCCTCACCATGCGCTACCCTGGCTCCCCGATGACGCCTGAACGGTACGAGAAGATCCTGCGCGTTCTTCGCCGGCGGCAGCCCACGCTGACTGTGCTCATGGACGAGGTGAATAAGCCCCACAACTTCAGTGCCATCCTGCGGACCTGTGACGCTGTGGGCGTGTTGACCGCACACGCCGTCCCGCCCAAAAGCGGCGCGCTTCCTACCTTCGACGCGACGAGCGGCAGTGCCCACAAGTGGGTGGCCGTCCAAACCCATTCGGACGCGCTGACCGCCGTGCGAACCCTGCAAGCTGAGGGCATGCAGGTGCTGGCCACCCACCTTTCACAGCGCAGCGTGGATTACCGCGAGGCAGACTACACCCGCCCCACCTGCATCCTCCTGGGGGCAGAAAAGTGGGGCGTCTCCGATGAGGCGGCGGACGCGGCCGATGCCAACATCGTCATTCCCATGTTCGGGATGGTGCAGAGCCTCAACGTCTCGGTGGCTGCCGCGACCATCCTCTTTGAGGCGCAGCGGCAGCGCCTGAGGGCGGGCATGTACGGCACGCCGCAGCTTGCGCCCCATGACCTCCACCGCCTCGCTTTCGAGTGGGCGTACCCGGACCTTGCCGCCGGGTACCGTGAACGTGGGGAGCCCTATCCGGCGCTGGACGAGGCCGGGCAGATCGTTCGCTAGGGCGCAGCCGCCCTTCTTGCATTCCGTTTGTTTTGTACGCCTCCCGTTGCCTGGCTCGGGGGGCTAGACTGACGTGTTTATGTTCGGACTCGAAATGCCCCCCCTGAACGCCGAGACCTGGGCGATTCTCGGCACCCTGCTCCTGCTCGAGGGCCTGCTCTCGGCTGACAACGCCCTGGTGCTCGCCGTGATGGTGCGGCACCTCGCCGTGAACCTGCAACGCAAGGCGCTCGCGTACGGGATCGGCGGCGCGGTGGTGCTGCGCATCCTGGGCGTGCTGCTCGCCTCCTATGTGCTGGAGTACTGGTGGCTGCGGGCCTTTGGGGCCCTGTACCTCGCGTACCTGGCAATCAGCCATTTCGTGAAAAAGGGCCACAGTGAGGATGAGGCGGCGGCGAGTGCTCGGGGCCGCGGCTTCTGGGCGACCGTGGTGCTGCTGAATCTCACCGACCTGGCTTTTTCCGTAGACTCCATCCTGGCGGGGGTGGCGCTGATTCCGCGGGACATGCCCCCCGAGCAGGGCCTTACCATCGTGGTGATCGGTGGGGTGATCGGCCTCATCCTGATGCGCTTTGCCGCGACCATCTTCCTGAAGCTGCTGAACAAGTACCCGGCCTTTGACAACGTCGCCTACGCGCTGGTGGGCTGGATCGCTGTGAAGCTCGGCATCGAGACGCTGGAGGCGGCTCACGAGCACTTCCCGGCTGTGCCCACGCTGCACCTCCCGCAGGCGGTCTTCTGGGGTGGGATGGCGGCCATCGCCATCATCGGCACCGTGATCGCCACCCGCAAGCCGGCCATGAGTGATGCGGAGGCCGAAGCGCGGGCCGAAGCCGTTGTGCATCAGATGGATGACACCGTCGCGGACGCCGCCGACGGGCGAGTCGACGGACGCTAGGCCGCACCGGTGCCCGGCCGCCTCGTTCGGGGTGGCCGGTTTCCTATAGGTTCCGGCTGCCGGGCCGCAGGGCAGCGCTACAGTACCCCTATGGACCTGATCGACACCATCCGTCCCCTCGCCAAGAAGACCGACAGCAAGATCCTGATGGTCGTGCTCGACGGAGTGGGGGGATTGCCCCTCACCGTGAACGGTGATACCGAACTCGCCACCGCCCAGACCCCCAACCTGGACGCGCTGGCCCGGGAATCGCAACTTGGCCTGGTCGAACTTGTCGGCGCGGGGATCACCCCCGGCAGCGGTCCGGGTCACCTCAGCCTGTTCGGGTATGATCCTCTCAAGTACGTGGTGGGGCGCGGGGCGCTCTCGGCGGTGGGAATCGGGGTCAAGCTGCGAGCCGGAGACGTGGCGGTGCGCGGCAATTTCGCCTCGCTCGGCAAGAACCGCATCATCGCTGACCGCCGCGCGGGCCGCCCCAGCAACGAGAAAAACGCCGAGGTTGTGGCCAAACTGCGGGCCGCCATCCCCGAGATTGACGGCACGCCGGTTGAGATCTACACCGAATCCGAACACCGGTTTGTGGTGGTGTTTCGTGGGCAGGGGTTGGACGAGGCCGGGCAGGGCCTGGGTGCCAACATCAGCGATGTGGACCCGCAGGTCACCGGCGTGCCCCCCCGGGTCGCCGAAGGCCATGACCCTGCCAGCGAGCGCACGGCTCGCCTCGTCAACGCCTTTGTCGCCCGCGCCGAGGCTGCCCTCGCGGACGAGCCGCAGGTGAATGGGGTGCTGTTTCGCGGCTACAGCGACGTGCCCCACTTCCCCAGCTTTGAGGACATCTACCAGCTCCGCGCCGCCTGCATCGCCAGCTATCCGATG is from Deinococcus sp. YIM 77859 and encodes:
- a CDS encoding peptidoglycan-binding domain-containing protein, whose translation is MKVPAALLALLLAAPALAAPTGQDVTRAATRTAQALGGVLRDCPASFARIGTDQKECVGLSANVEQARTRLTAALADDLYGVWRSRDGQRSVYNWVRTPGGYVYLRLQPDPEGRARTLAYLDLPPSRQDSAAPPSSTTKTPKTLAPVPFARTLELRTPRLHGADVRAVQNRLIALTRPSGGGQGDGWYGPVTAATVRAFQTANGLPATGRVDRTTWDVLFHPQAKPFAASSIRR
- the trmH gene encoding tRNA (guanosine(18)-2'-O)-methyltransferase TrmH; this encodes MTPERYEKILRVLRRRQPTLTVLMDEVNKPHNFSAILRTCDAVGVLTAHAVPPKSGALPTFDATSGSAHKWVAVQTHSDALTAVRTLQAEGMQVLATHLSQRSVDYREADYTRPTCILLGAEKWGVSDEAADAADANIVIPMFGMVQSLNVSVAAATILFEAQRQRLRAGMYGTPQLAPHDLHRLAFEWAYPDLAAGYRERGEPYPALDEAGQIVR
- a CDS encoding TerC family protein, with the translated sequence MFGLEMPPLNAETWAILGTLLLLEGLLSADNALVLAVMVRHLAVNLQRKALAYGIGGAVVLRILGVLLASYVLEYWWLRAFGALYLAYLAISHFVKKGHSEDEAAASARGRGFWATVVLLNLTDLAFSVDSILAGVALIPRDMPPEQGLTIVVIGGVIGLILMRFAATIFLKLLNKYPAFDNVAYALVGWIAVKLGIETLEAAHEHFPAVPTLHLPQAVFWGGMAAIAIIGTVIATRKPAMSDAEAEARAEAVVHQMDDTVADAADGRVDGR
- a CDS encoding 2,3-bisphosphoglycerate-independent phosphoglycerate mutase; this translates as MDLIDTIRPLAKKTDSKILMVVLDGVGGLPLTVNGDTELATAQTPNLDALARESQLGLVELVGAGITPGSGPGHLSLFGYDPLKYVVGRGALSAVGIGVKLRAGDVAVRGNFASLGKNRIIADRRAGRPSNEKNAEVVAKLRAAIPEIDGTPVEIYTESEHRFVVVFRGQGLDEAGQGLGANISDVDPQVTGVPPRVAEGHDPASERTARLVNAFVARAEAALADEPQVNGVLFRGYSDVPHFPSFEDIYQLRAACIASYPMYKGLASLVGMDVLEVEGEEDALEGKVAALEKSWDNYDFFYWHVKKTDSTGEDGDFFAKVKKIELFDALLPQLRALQPDVLCIVGDHSTPSKLASHSWHPVPLLIQSRYGRKDLAGRYTEEEAGKGSLGLRRGTDVMPLLMANALKLQKYGA